The following are encoded together in the Cynocephalus volans isolate mCynVol1 chromosome 4, mCynVol1.pri, whole genome shotgun sequence genome:
- the LOC134374877 gene encoding olfactory receptor 4A47-like, with protein MEQRNNVTEFVILGLTQSLQGQKILFVVFLIIYVLTLVGNLLIVMTVVVSPALDAPMYFFLGYLSFMDAVYSTAVTPNMITDLLHERKTISFQACVTQLFIGHLFGGAEILLLVVMAYDCYVAICKPLHYLMITNQRLCVLLLLLAWVGGFVHAVIQLLFVYNLPFCGPNVIDHFICDMYPLLKLACTDTSVIGLTVVANDGAICVVIFVLLLIAYGVILHSLKNLSQEGRHKAISTCGSHITVVVLFFVPCIFMYVRPPSSSLPIDKSLTVFYTVITPMLNPLIYTLRNAEMKNAMKKLWTRTI; from the exons ATGGAACAAAGGAACAACGTGACTGAGTTTGTCATCTTGGGGCTCACCCAGAGCCTCCAGGGTCAGAAAATACTATTTGTTGTGTTCTTGATCATCTACGTCCTGACACTGGTAGGCAACCTCCTCATTGTGATGACTGTGGTGGTCAGCCCAGCCTTGGATGCCCCTATGTACTTCTTTCTTGGCTACTTATCATTTATGGATGCTGTTTACTCTACTGCAGTTACCCCGAATATGATTACTGACTTACTCCATGAGAGGAAAACCATTTCCTTCCAAGCCTGTGTGACTCAGCTTTTTATAGGGCACTTATTTGGTGGTGCTGAGATTTTACTCCTGGTTGTCATGGCCTATGACTGCTacgtggccatctgcaaacctcTGCATTACTTGATGATCACGAACCAACGGCTGTGTGTTCTGCTGTTGCTGTTGGCCTGGGTTGGAGGTTTTGTGCATGCTGTCATTCAACTTCTCTTTGTTTACAACCTTCCCTTCTGTGGCCCCAATGTCATTGACCACTTCATCTGTGACATGTATCCCTTATTAAAACTTGCCTGCACTGACACCTCTGTTATTGGCCTCACTGTGGTTGCCAATGATGGGGCAATCTGTGTGGTCATCTTTGTGCTCTTACTCATCGCCTATGGGGTCATTCTGCACTCTCTGAAGAACCTTAGTCAGGAAGGGAGGCACAAAGCCATATCCACCTGTGGCTCCCACATCACTGTGGTGGTTCTCTTCTTTGTCCcttgtatttttatgtatgtgaGACCTCCTTCTTCTTCCTTACCAATTGATAAATCCTTGACTGTGTTTTACACTGTTATCACCCCCATGCTGAACCCCCTAATCTATACTCTGAGAAACGCGGAGATGAAAAATGCCATGAAGAAGCTCTGgaccaga ACTATTTGA
- the LOC134376829 gene encoding olfactory receptor 4A47-like codes for MEQRDNVTFFVLLGLTKSPEEQKVLFVIFLLFYILTMVGNLLIVTTVTVSKTLGSPMYFFLASLSFMDVIYSSSISPKLISDLFLGENTISFKFCMIQLFTEHFFGGSEVFLLLVMAYDRYVAICKPLRYLVIMRQWVCVVLLVVSWVGGFLHSVTQLSTIYGLPFCGPNVIDHFFCDMYPLLKLVCTDTYVIGLLVAVNGGLICAIVFLLLLTSYGVILHSIKNLSQEGRQKALSTCGSHITVVVFFFVPCIFMYGRPAKTYPIDKSLSVFYTVITPMLNPLIYTLRNSEMKNAMKKLWRRKFT; via the coding sequence ATGGAACAAAGGGACAATGTGACTTTCTTTGTTCTCTTGGGCCTCACAAAAAGCCCAGAGGAACAGAAAGTACTTTTTGTTATATTCTTGCTCTTCTACATTCTGACCATGGTGGGCAACCTGCTCATTGTCACGACTGTAACTGTCAGTAAAACCCTGGGGTCACCAATGTACTTCTTTCTTGCCAGCTTATCATTTATGGATGTCATTTACTCCTCATCCATTTCCCCCAAGTTGATTTCGGACTTGTTCCTTGGGGAAAATACCATATCTTTCAAATTTTGTATGATCCAACTCTTTACAGAGCACTTTTTTGGTGGGTCAGAGGTCTTTCTTCTGTtggtgatggcctatgaccgctatgtggccatctgtaagccccTACGTTATTTGGTTATCATGAGGCAATGGGTGTGTGTCGTGTTGCTGGTGGTGTCCTGGGTTGGAGGATTTTTGCACTCAGTAACTCAACTTAGCACTATTTATGGGCTCCCATTCTGTGGTCCCAATGTCATTGATCACTTTTTCTGTGACATGTACCCCTTATTGAAACTCGTCTGTACTGACACCTATGTCATTGGCCTCTTAGTGGCAGTCAATGGAGGACTGATCTGTGCTATTGTGTTTCTGCTTTTGCTCACCTCTTACGGTGTCATCTTGCACTCTATAAAGAACCTTAGTCAGGAAGGGAGGCAGAAAGCCCTCTCGACCTGTGGCTCCCACATCACTgtggttgttttcttctttgtcccCTGTATTTTTATGTATGGAAGACCTGCTAAGACTTACCCTATTGACAAATCATTGAGTGTGTTTTATACAGTCATAACCCCAATGCTGAACCCTTTAATCTACACTCTAAGAAATTCAGAGATGAAAAATGCTATGAAGAAGCTCTGGAGAAGAAAATTCACATGA